One stretch of Thermodesulfobacteriota bacterium DNA includes these proteins:
- a CDS encoding cytochrome c biogenesis protein: MFRRILLILSFIGIIASVYMAFIYAPTEPKMGHIQRIFYFHMGTVWVATVAFIIVFIASIMYLWKGSRKWDILAFCSAELGVLFLTLTILTGSVWAKPIWGTWWTWDPQLTTTFILWILYIVYLVLRSSAGNDTKKAKYAAVFAIIAFIDLPLVYLSVRVMRGISPVVFGPGGGGIAPKMMDAMLVNLAACSVLFLLLLLERIDLERMKDQVSRLKMS; the protein is encoded by the coding sequence ATGTTTAGACGCATTTTACTAATCCTCTCTTTTATCGGAATAATAGCTTCCGTATATATGGCTTTCATTTATGCTCCCACGGAGCCTAAAATGGGACATATTCAAAGAATATTCTATTTCCATATGGGAACAGTTTGGGTTGCAACTGTAGCGTTTATTATAGTTTTTATAGCCAGTATCATGTATTTGTGGAAAGGGAGCAGGAAGTGGGACATCTTAGCATTTTGTTCTGCTGAACTGGGTGTATTATTTCTAACCCTAACAATTTTAACCGGAAGTGTTTGGGCAAAGCCGATTTGGGGTACATGGTGGACCTGGGATCCCCAGCTTACGACCACATTTATACTTTGGATTCTATACATAGTTTATCTTGTGCTTAGGTCATCAGCAGGCAATGATACTAAAAAAGCCAAATATGCAGCTGTCTTTGCGATAATAGCTTTTATTGACCTTCCTTTGGTCTATTTGTCTGTAAGAGTCATGAGAGGAATATCACCAGTGGTATTCGGCCCTGGCGGTGGTGGTATTGCTCCAAAAATGATGGATGCGATGTTAGTTAACTTAGCTGCTTGCTCAGTTTTATTTTTACTCCTACTGCTTGAGAGAATTGATCTTGAACGCATGAAAGATCAAGTTTCAAGATTAAAAATGAGCTGA
- a CDS encoding heme exporter protein CcmB: MNKIFAIIKKDIITELRTKELFSSMLLFALLIIVIFNFSFGFSVEILNLAAPAMLWISFIFAGILGLSRSFALEKEGNAILGVLLTPTDRSLIYAGKMISNTIFVFIVGLVTVLMFILFFNYNFSSTLLPLVPIVLLGTIGFVSVGTLFSAIAINTRLREVLLPILLFPIIIPVVVACVSLSGEVLEGGSIANAASSLKLLIAFDIIFVTACAVTFEYVISES; encoded by the coding sequence ATGAACAAAATATTCGCGATTATTAAAAAAGATATAATTACAGAGCTTAGAACAAAAGAACTCTTTTCCTCAATGCTATTATTTGCTTTGTTGATTATTGTCATATTCAACTTTTCCTTTGGTTTTTCTGTTGAAATTCTAAATCTCGCAGCACCTGCTATGCTCTGGATATCATTCATATTTGCAGGGATTTTGGGATTAAGCCGATCTTTTGCCCTTGAAAAAGAAGGAAATGCAATTCTAGGCGTTCTGCTTACTCCAACAGATAGAAGTTTAATTTATGCGGGAAAAATGATAAGCAATACAATATTTGTCTTCATTGTGGGGCTTGTAACCGTTCTCATGTTCATACTTTTTTTTAATTACAATTTTTCATCTACACTATTGCCCCTAGTACCCATAGTACTTTTAGGTACTATAGGGTTTGTCTCAGTGGGTACGCTTTTCTCTGCAATTGCGATAAATACTAGGCTGAGAGAGGTTTTATTGCCGATATTACTGTTTCCCATAATAATCCCGGTGGTAGTGGCCTGCGTTAGCTTAAGCGGCGAAGTTTTAGAGGGCGGCTCAATAGCTAATGCCGCATCATCTTTGAAACTTCTGATTGCGTTCGATATAATCTTTGTCACAGCATGTGCAGTTACATTTGAATACGTCATAAGTGAATCATAA